A window of the Dyadobacter pollutisoli genome harbors these coding sequences:
- a CDS encoding 3-deoxy-D-manno-octulosonic acid transferase, whose product MTGRKGLIDEMEKSFQSLAAGRPVVWFHAASLGEFEQGRPVMEAYRNQYPGHFILLTFFSPSGYEIRKSYSGADYICYLPFDTLSNAKRFVEIVNPRIVFFIKYEFWFNYLIELKKNGSYILSFSSIFRPGQVFFKSYGGFFRRMLESFNHIFVQNAQSIELLHGAGIMSCSIAGDTRFDRVKTIADNARDLPEIALFRNEKICMVAGSVWAADMQVLIPVLNGSKGKLKAIIAPHEIKKDEISGWRNSLEGKSLLYSELDKTADTEQFDYLIIDNIGMLSSLYRYGDMAYIGGSFGAGLHNILEAATFGLPIIFGNKGYHRFQEAVDLKEKGGAIAVADSDSARSTINQWIENPGDRMGAGKVNEQYVLSGIGATDTIMDKVKETLG is encoded by the coding sequence GTGACCGGGAGGAAAGGGCTCATCGATGAGATGGAAAAGTCGTTTCAAAGCCTGGCAGCTGGCAGGCCGGTCGTATGGTTCCACGCAGCATCTCTGGGCGAATTTGAGCAGGGCAGGCCAGTGATGGAGGCTTATCGAAACCAGTATCCGGGTCATTTTATTCTGCTAACATTCTTCTCTCCGTCCGGTTACGAGATCCGTAAAAGTTACAGCGGCGCGGATTATATCTGTTACTTACCCTTTGATACATTATCGAATGCAAAGCGTTTTGTGGAAATTGTCAATCCGCGTATCGTCTTTTTTATCAAATACGAATTCTGGTTTAATTACCTGATTGAGCTCAAAAAAAACGGGAGTTATATTCTGTCTTTTTCTTCCATATTCCGGCCAGGGCAAGTATTTTTCAAATCTTACGGAGGGTTTTTCAGAAGAATGCTTGAAAGTTTCAATCATATTTTTGTGCAAAATGCGCAGTCCATTGAATTGCTTCACGGAGCGGGAATTATGTCATGCAGCATTGCCGGGGACACAAGGTTTGACCGTGTTAAAACCATTGCAGATAATGCCCGTGATCTGCCGGAAATCGCACTTTTCAGGAATGAAAAAATTTGCATGGTGGCAGGCTCGGTCTGGGCGGCAGATATGCAGGTTTTGATCCCGGTTCTTAATGGTTCAAAAGGTAAACTGAAAGCGATCATCGCGCCGCATGAAATCAAAAAAGACGAGATTTCAGGCTGGCGAAACAGTCTGGAAGGGAAATCATTGCTGTACTCTGAGTTAGACAAAACAGCTGATACCGAGCAATTTGACTATCTGATTATTGATAATATCGGTATGCTGTCATCGCTGTACAGGTATGGTGACATGGCCTACATTGGAGGTTCATTTGGTGCAGGTCTTCATAACATTCTCGAAGCGGCTACATTCGGATTACCGATTATTTTTGGCAATAAAGGGTACCACCGGTTTCAGGAAGCCGTGGATCTGAAAGAGAAAGGCGGTGCCATAGCGGTCGCAGACTCGGATTCAGCAAGAAGTACTATCAATCAATGGATTGAGAACCCTGGCGATAGAATGGGTGCCGGAAAGGTAAACGAACAATATGTGCTTTCGGGAATTGGTGCAACCGACACCATTATGGACAAAGTGAAAGAAACATTGGGCTAA